ataaatagacattcactcttccattcacaaatacaattttcattatttacatgaacatcaaaatatattacatacgttcaattacatatgagaaaataaacattagttacaaaataccaaaatgaaacctagtgtcctaccaatgcactgtagcctgtgaggtgacacggacactatgcagaactgtgaactgccttagcgaatctgtggtctactgggccctctgtccaaatcttcagtacctacgcgttgcaaaagcgacgcgctaagcataaagcttagtggtgccaataatacaagaaaatataatatgcaaataaaaataataatttccttgctattgtgttcacaagagatgaataattactaacttattatttagtcgagggctaatcatgttttatgatattaacttcttcatgcatttcgttaattattttcttcatgatcttgagcttctttgtatttttgtaatcgttcctgatacttaatttttgtattttctttaataatcagttcaatcacagttatacttttccatgcccaagtaatctatactgaacgactggactggataacgggtcgttggcgctggacaccgcggtgcctcgggccgtcataccatgggacgcagaacgtcaaccacgtatgcagttagtatggctaaaaagccatgatatcacatgatcgggcataaaagccatgaatactggcataaaagccatgaatacgggcataaagccatgaatacaggcataaagccattcgcagtactgctaaaacaataccctattggcatgccaaactatccaatctgacacacatgtctaggcaatacaagggcacataatatcattaaatattaatatattgtgttttatgagtttattatttcatgataaatttcaattataattcatacattcatttgatcatttatatgatcacaattcacattaattatccttttatatcattgtactcaaaatacttctcctttctataataatgagaactaatgtctcattcatacattaatatagttcatttattcattcattatgttattcatattgattacaattctaaacaatggttcacatgtaccattgtattcaaaacatttttcctttctcatttatacattcaagaatctacttatgtaattacaatttttatatttcaagttgagttactaatattttatgaattccatttgtgatgggcatgtaAGCCctcactatctatttacatcaattagatgacttatttttcatgtttccagtaatccataaatatttcatggatttcaaatttatggccttaatttctttttaacaattttgactaggatgcatagtccacatttgtcataccattctaagcattaagcttagaattggttctaggtcttcatcttaatttgctaattattttgactactattcaccttactagtcaaccaaaatgttgactttttctacttaatggatatattagttctaattacaccaagatcccacattttgagttttacatttgctagtattaattgccaattgcaatttaaagtcccctagatgcatttctaatttcacattttaaatttcaatttttggtgtcactattcacctcattggtcaacaaaaatgtttacttttggatggaaaataggtacattggttttaacactcccaatgcaccacattttacatttaaaacttgttggaattgagcacccataccatttctaaacttaaaaccaagagggcagaattttcagtttttgaagcctaactttactgttccattaagcactgttgcagtgggaatttgaggaaatggtaaacatgaaagttgttccttattttgtctagttgaatttccttttttgaatcactccatttggagttttgtagctccagctatggtccaaaaaccacagctggccggatttcaattctgcagaatttaccaaatctacagtaccatgaacagtgagtgTGACTAccattttgattaagttctggtcataatttggggtaggtttcttcatgaaagttgtttgtatatatcatatcttgttactgtaaaaatttcaggtcaattgactatatctacagtgagttatggctaaatgaacagttactgttcatttggtcatttctgcaggtgctgttccagggtatccagattggggccaacttttggtcctcttgctttggtcttttgtgcatggtttcttcagcaaaaatgtgccattataagcctagtttcatgtccaattggccaaacaccaattgaacctacacagccaaagttatggctgtctaagtgggctggaatcacagcctcattgctgctgtctctaggcagcctgcacatttcactttgccatgcattagctcacttcaaattatgattaacttgcctcaaatggtcactaattgaccattaaaatgttcattcaccattacctaaacaatgtccaagtttctctccaaaaccctaaccctaattgaccaagcctctaattcatgcatcccactcctaatttactatactaatcatataatttataagaggggcagcaatatgtcactttaaaccaaagatttctcctaaccctaactcatgtcaaggctgccaaaacttcatggaatataaccatgcttcattaattcaatttttgtcaaatttttaacttaacttagctcaaattcatgattagaaagatgtaaaagcaaaggttatggcactaacctctttggtgattttctaagcttgttcacacctcactttcttccactttctcttcttctaattgctgcccaagtcttgctctagtggtaagggaaatttttagtgaagggaggacaaggttttgaggtggtttgaagtgggaaatgaagcttaagggagctttaatggtggaacctcttctctctctctctctcaacgttttttaggctacccaaaggttgaagatgcagattgttttttcaaatttttggtcacttttatctcttttaatgagtttaacaaattgtaattggtggataggtttttaatgacatcatatgatgtcattattagatattttctttcattttcttttcttttcatctctactcattttcaatttaatttttagtaatgtttattcacattttgtgtcataataattatttacttaactggacaagtcggccaaaaatcgtctctgaaggcgaaatgaccaaaatgccctccgtttggcttaacgggtcaaaattgtctgtaccgattgaaaaatttttctaaatattttcttggcattctaatgccataggaacctcaatgacccttctctggagtcccaaaaattattttatgaatttttccctaggtctagggctcctcgttgcgagaaccacaacttccctctggttacccatcgcttgggcaccggctcgtttaacttggttgtattttatttcaaaaatttttactaaatttttcttattaatatttgagttaattatggttcctgactttagtttaaatatttttctggacgttctagctgtccggaccgacaccggtcaccggaacagtagaatgtacggagttgctagcgagagggtgttacattaggtcactaacctctaatggagtgattttcctccttgctcaaagtcttagtttcctttcctttttgctcccacaataatcaccaagatgatagaatgaatttttgtattggtaattagggtttttagtggaagaaagctaagaaaaatgagaaatggaaagttgttaatggtggaatgggtaagggtgAGTGGCGGCATGAAGAAGAAGATAGGGAGCTGATTTttggtttctagaattctgccttctttactcattttatttcattttaatggtcttgcttaaatttgattggcccatacacttttaattacctcatgcttacataagcatgaggtaataaatcccattatcttgtttatttttctttcatttcttattcatttttaaatcaattttgattaatatttgttcacattttatgtcatataattcatttacataaatggacaagttggtcaaaaatcatctctaaagacgaaatgaccaaaatgccctccgtttggcttaccgagctaaaattgtgtgtaccgatagaaaaatttttctaagtattttcttggcattctaatgccataagaacctcaataacccttctctggagtctcaaaaattattttataattttttcccctagTCTAGGGCcgctaacggccttcactgtcactttccattcgggttacccatccctggtgtttcggctcgtttaaccttagtgtatttgatttctaaaatttttcctaaatttttcttattaatatttgagttaattatagttcctcactttagtttaaatatttttcatacattctagctgtccggaccgacaccgatcaccggaacagtagactgtacggactagctaaagtgaggatgttacagtgttTGGATGGGAAAACACCTCCTAGTCTTAGGAAGGGATGGAGGCAAATTCCAAGTCTAACTTAGAATTCAATTTTACTTaggattttaattttatttggatGTTTatctataattaaatataatttattttttttcctctgCGGTAATTTCAGTCGTAAGAGATGTTTtaattattaattcaattaatcatAGTAATATAATTAGTTAACATCAAAATAAGCCCAATAAACCAAATAAGCCAATCCATGCAAATTTGAGGAGAAAGATAGATCCCATTATGGACCGAGCCAAATCGAAAGCACAAGATGAAACTTAAATGCCTTTTGTAGGGCTTGTAATAATTTTaggattaattttatttttgattatgGGTTGTAAAGGCCATTTTAAAGTTTTAACTTCTATTCTCCTTTCTCTTTCTTTAGTTTAgggctttaattttattttaattattttgaatattttcAAATGGACTTTTGACATACAATTAGGCTTAGTGAAACATATATATAGGGGAACATGGTAATTAATAAGCCTAAATACATAATCTAGAAACTTTGATATGTTTAGGACCCTCCTTTTCCTTTTTTTGGTGCATGTACTTTACATTAAATGCTTAGGACTCTTTCTTCTATATGCTATGTATAATGACTTAGAATGTAATTAACTTATATAATATACATGTAGGGAAAGATCataaataagtttttttttttttttttttttttttttttttttttttaacttagaaACATCACATTATAGGACTTTCAATGCATATGTACATGTTATTTTGAATTGTTGAATCTAAATGTGTGTGTAACTTTAACTTGCATAAATGATTAGGAAATTTAATAAAATGGACAATAAGATAGGCTTTAGAAATCAATAGTAGAGGTTAACCCTTATACTAAAATAAGTCCAAGCGGAGAGGGTGCTCAATACCTTCTCTCTCTCGTACCCACTACCCTAAACGTAGCCCATTAAACTCATGGTAAATTAAGGATAATGGACATCTGTAAGGGGTAAGTTGCTGTACATGTACCTTTTACAATTTTATCTCGACTATTATCCAAGCGACAACTCCTTTACTCCACAATAGTTACATTAATATCCAAATATCATGCTAGCATTATGAGAAGATGATCCTAAACCAGGTTCAAGGGTCTTACACCCTACTAATATATTAAAAGATATAATgtatttatcattttatttcaaaatttaaaattaaattatgtatatcttctttttttatcaaatataaaattatatcatctattgttaaaaattatatttattacaaAATTTTATCCGCtactatttaaaattatattagatataaaattatataagctatcattataaaattatattagttgcttttaaaaaattatcatatggcatattaatcaaattaaaaatttatatcacctgttattaaaaaatatatgaaaGAAAAATCTACATGAGTTGCTTTTACAAAATAGTTACCATGTGGCATATTAGTCAACTTTAAAAAATATATCTCATTAAAAAATGATatcaaatacaaaattatattaattgctagtgcaaaattatattaattaacttaaaaaattatcatgtggcatattaattaaattaaaaatttatttaacacTTGAAATCAAATTCACTGTTCGCTGCTCTTAAATAATGGATATAAGGGATTATTAAAATCTCCATTTTTTTCACTTTTCAGAATTTTAATTACCAAAATTTCAATGATCAtggcttttattatttttttttatagtttttataccttatttttttaatattacataGCATTTAAGATAATATATTTAAGCATACTTATTATCATATTTGCTATTTTATACAAATTTTTAATCATCCACGAaccttatatattatattattaaattttttacaaaagaatatatatagaataataattaataatcatttaagacataaatttaatttaattttaatcggcatataattattttaaattttttaatacaaatttaaattatttttaatatagttaattaagaatttaattatcatTTTTTACAAAAGAACATATAtagaataataattaataatcatttaagacagaaatttaatttgattttaatcagcatataatcattttaaattttttaatacaaATTTAAGTTATTTTGAATATAgttaattaagaatttaattatcaaCAAAATtatatagtataattttaaaaatataaaatataaaaaaataaaagttatattatattattaaaatataataataatgtaAAATGACAGTTATTATGACGTAAAAGGCAAGGAATGGAGAAGTGGCAAACTAGAACAGTGGACCTTCTCAAGTGGGTATATAGTAATGCAAAGCTAAAACCTTTGCATTTGCGCATTTTTTCGTTCTTCTTTCAACTTCCTCAatcgaaaaataaataaataaataaataaataaccaaACAAACAACCCAACTATGTGTAAGAATTGGGTTGTCTTTGCTTTCATCTTTTTGGTTCTCCTTAGTGGCGTCTCTTCGGCTTCAGCCACACCTCCTGCCAGTAAGTATAAGCTCACATTTACCTCTGTTCCTtagttttttcctttcttttttcttttctctctttctaTACACATCTTTTGGTTCAACTCTTTGCATTTTAATATATATGCAGAAATCGTAAGTGGGGTTGTCTCCAATATCGTCTCTGCACTTGTTAAGTGGCTCTGGTCAGTCAAATCCAACACTAAAAAAGATACAGGTCGGGACATCCTTTGAACCCTCATTTTGTTATTCTCCTATGTTTTTGAGGCTCTTTATATGTGATGGGGATTATGGGTATCGATATTTCAGCTGTCTCTAGCCGTTCGATGATAAAATTTGAAGATGGACATGCAGTGGAGACGGTTTTTGATGGAAGTAAGCTTGGAATTGAGCCATACTCGGTTGAGTTATCTCCAAGTGGAGAGCTCTTGGTTTTGGATTCACAGAATAGTAATATTTACAAGATCCAAACACCATTATCTAGATGTAAGTTGGTTTTTGCCATAATTGGTTTCGAAAATATTCTTGAATTGTACTTTGGTAAAATGTATACTCAAGGTACTTTGCTTCATGGTTGGGATTTCTTTCATTGATTCCTTTCTTTTTAATCAGTTGGCAGATTCCAAATTTATGATCTAAAGGAGAGAGAAACAAAAGAAATTACAAAACGTGTTTGATATGCATTTGTTAACTACAAGTCTCCACTTTTTGAAGTCCAACAGTTCTTTTAGTTTGTTTCTGCATGCCAATTCTATCTTTTTGGAGATTTACAACCTTTTGCTTTTTTTCAACTTGGAACCTTACATTCACTCTTGATTGAGTAGCCTTGCCAATTACTCATGTTATAGCCCTTTATCTTCTTTTAGGCACAATCCTTAATCTTTGCCTGTTGTGTGCTTCAAGACTAGTATGTAATTCAAGTTTCTTCAAGAAGCTTAAACCTGTAATTAATTTCAACAATGAAAACCCAATTTCACTTGTTGCTTTTCAAGGTTAATTTTGTTCAACTTACAAAAAGAATCAGTCagtttctttttgttttccacAAGACAACTGATAACTTTTTCAGTGGCTCAGATTCTTCCTCTTTGTTCATCTTTTGCTTTTCTATTGATTTTTCTTGGAGGAGTGCAATCAATTTATGTGGTGGAGGTAGAGCTTATCATTCTTTTATTATTTACTGAGATGGCTTGACGAAATGCAGATAGCAGGCCCAAGCTGATTGCTGGATCATCTGAAGGGTACTCTGGACATGTAGATGGGAGGCTAAGAGAAGCAAGAATGAACCACCCAAAAGGTCTTACGGTGGATGACCAAGGAAACATATATATAGCAGACACAATGAATATGGCTATCAGAAAGATAAGTGATGGAGGTAAGTTCATGGACTTGAGTATATATGAAACAACAAATGTCTCCCTCCAATATCTCTTTTCTATTCATTATGGACCCTTTCGATTTCATAGACATGGGTTTTGGAAATCTTATTGGCTATTCCTAACAATGTCTTTCAATGAAATCTATCTTTATGTAGGGATTACAACTATTGCAGGTGGAAAATGGGCTCATGGGGGTGGTCATGTTGATGGTCCAAGTGAAGATGCAAAGTTTTCAAATGATTTTGATGTGGTCTATATTGGAAGCAGCTGCTCTCCCTTTGTTATAGATCGAGGAAACCAGGCAATTCTAGAGATTCAACTTCATGATGAAGATTGTAGCTATCAATATGATGGTAGTTTCCACTTAGGTATAATAAAATTTGTCTTACTTTCAtccataatttatgttttgtttCCCATGATCATGGACATCTATGTAACGTTTTTTGTCATTTTAGGGATAGCAGCGCTAGCTGCTGCTGCATTCTTTGGCTACATGCTAGCATTTTTGCAACGTAGCGTACAAGCATTATTTTCTTCCAATGATGTAAGTAAATCTTTGTTCTTAGTGAAGGCAACGCTCTTGTTTTGTCTAGAATGTGCAGATCAGAGTGgttagttttttttattatttatttttttttttatttttttgtctctGGCGATCGAAGAAGCATATGTTCATAAACTTATTTTTCTAAAATATGTTCATGATATGTTGTGTTTTGGATGTTGGGGATGATACTTTCTTGGTAAATACTTTGAATTGTTTGATCTGTTTCAAACATAATGGCTTTCTTTCCTTGACATGGATTGCTTGCTTCCCCTAAAtacttaattattttctttttagatATTATCAAATCCTAAAACTAAATATTATTTGCAGCAATAAGCAATGAAATTTGCAATCTGTTCCACTCATCTTTTCACAATGTGATCAAAGAGTGTTtcgaattattatttatttttttttctttttttaacttttatagGATTCAAGAGCTTGTACAAAGAAAGGTGCACCAAATGCACCATACCAAGGGAATCCTAAATCATTCAGGCCCCCTTTGATTccaaatgaagttgagcttgagaAACCAGATGAGGGCTTTTTGGGTTCCCTCGGGAGGCTTGTCCTCAACACTGGATTAACTGTAGGTGAAATTTTTGGGGGATTATTTTCAGGCTTCAGAAGGAAGCCCATCCACTACCAGTTTCAACAGCAATACCAGTACCAACAAGTTCTCCAACATTCAAATGCATGGCCAATGAAAGGAAGTTTTGTGATTCCTAATGAAGATGAGCCACCATCAATAGAAACCAGAACTCCTACCCCAAATAAAACGTATCCATGCATGATCAACGACATGGAGAAGGACCACCAATTCAAGCAAAACCATAGTTGCCATAGAGGGTGGGATGGCGAGCATCACCAACAGAAACAGCAACAGCAACAGCAGCAAATGCAAACGCAGATGCAGATGCAGATGCAGCACCACCACCAGCAACAGCAGCATCATCATCATAGGCATTATACATCTAACCCAAAAGCATACTATGAAAAGAGCTGTGAGACAAATGAGATTGTGTTTGGGGCTGTTCAGGAACAGGATGGTCGGCGTGAAGCTGTGGTGATAAAGGCTGTTGACTTTGGAGATCCTAGGTCCAATCACCATAATATTCGACCTCGATTCAACTATGTTGGTTACCCTCATGGGTATTAATCATGTACTTGTATTACTGGAGGGGAAAACAAAAACAATATTTTGAGCTTTACATGTGAGTTATGAAGATGAGTATGGAAAATATATCTAGGAAGAAGCCTTTTACTGTTTTTCAATATATTTCAtttgtttatttatatttt
The Hevea brasiliensis isolate MT/VB/25A 57/8 chromosome 15, ASM3005281v1, whole genome shotgun sequence genome window above contains:
- the LOC110654578 gene encoding uncharacterized protein LOC110654578, which encodes MCKNWVVFAFIFLVLLSGVSSASATPPAKIVSGVVSNIVSALVKWLWSVKSNTKKDTAVSSRSMIKFEDGHAVETVFDGSKLGIEPYSVELSPSGELLVLDSQNSNIYKIQTPLSRYSRPKLIAGSSEGYSGHVDGRLREARMNHPKGLTVDDQGNIYIADTMNMAIRKISDGGITTIAGGKWAHGGGHVDGPSEDAKFSNDFDVVYIGSSCSPFVIDRGNQAILEIQLHDEDCSYQYDGSFHLGIAALAAAAFFGYMLAFLQRSVQALFSSNDDSRACTKKGAPNAPYQGNPKSFRPPLIPNEVELEKPDEGFLGSLGRLVLNTGLTVGEIFGGLFSGFRRKPIHYQFQQQYQYQQVLQHSNAWPMKGSFVIPNEDEPPSIETRTPTPNKTYPCMINDMEKDHQFKQNHSCHRGWDGEHHQQKQQQQQQQMQTQMQMQMQHHHQQQQHHHHRHYTSNPKAYYEKSCETNEIVFGAVQEQDGRREAVVIKAVDFGDPRSNHHNIRPRFNYVGYPHGY